The region CTCCATTAGCATGTTTATGTGTTGCTATCCATACCTCTCCTCTACTAACCTTGTGGCCACACtctttttcctataaaattaaagaaaaaaaatataacacataaagacaaaaattgaaacaaaaagttcACATCAAGATATATAGTATTATCACCATTTCATCTCTTTTCCTTGCAATGCTCTTAGATCCACATGTGTGAGCAATGGTTTGCTTTGCcctattatctt is a window of Vigna unguiculata cultivar IT97K-499-35 chromosome 4, ASM411807v1, whole genome shotgun sequence DNA encoding:
- the LOC114182666 gene encoding uncharacterized protein LOC114182666 isoform X2 — translated: MVPARIDRDHWASFVDYRLNSKTKEHALKNKDNRAKQTIAHTCGSKSIARKRDEMEKECGHKVSRGEVWIATHKHANGAFVSDEAREISEKNSSI